The Ahaetulla prasina isolate Xishuangbanna chromosome 14, ASM2864084v1, whole genome shotgun sequence genome includes a region encoding these proteins:
- the PARN gene encoding poly(A)-specific ribonuclease PARN isoform X2, translating to MEITRGNFKNALGTVYEAVEDADFLAIDGEFSGISDGPSVSALTNGFDTPEERYQKLRKHSMDFLLFQFGLCTFKYDHTESKYIMKSFNFYIFPKPLNRTSPDVKFVCQSSSIDFLANQGFDFNKVFRNGIPYLNQEEERQLREQYDEKRSQANGLGGLAYMSPGAAKPPSAVPEDQKKFIEKVVERIEDLLQNEGNTTVQLEPCTGFQRKLIYQTLSWKYPKGIHVETVETEKERYMIISKVDEEERKRREQEKQAREQEELKDAVGFSRVIHALANSGKLVVGHNMLLDVMHTIHQFYCSLPEDFSEFKELATCVFPRLLDTKLMASTQPFKEIIKNTSLAELEKRLKEMPFSPPRVESAKGFPSYNTASEQLHEAGYDAYITGLCFISMANFLGSFLSPPANHVSPSSKLIEPFFNKLFLMRVMDIPYLNLEGPDLQPKRDHVLYVTFPKEWKTSDLYQLFSAFGNIHVCWIDDTSAFVSLSQPEQVQIAVNTSKYAESYRIQTYAEYIEKKQEERRQAKRKWAEDSWKEMEVKRLKTQASPFTLQSRYYSVCSFSTPSSVGKRSMSPIQEESITDDLEEAAVQEVDQATPGPFQEPPEEEKKQAKKLRKGKREQTLDGGLKATPTRLFDVPDTW from the exons ATGGAGATCACCCGGGGCA ATTTCAAGAACGCGCTGGGCACCGTCTACGAGGCCGTGGAGGACGCCGATTTCTTGGCCATCGACGGGGAGTTTTCAG GCATCAGCGATGGGCCGTCCGTGAGCGCGCTGACCAACGGCTTCGACACGCCCGAGGAGCGGTACCAGAAGCTACGGAAG CATTCCATGGATTTCTTGCTGTTCCAGTTTGGCCTATGCACTTTTAAGTATGATCACACAGAATCTAA GTATATTATGAAATCATTTAACTTCTATATTTTCCCCAAACCTTTGAACAGAACATCACCAGATGTCAAGTTTGTCTGTCAG AGCTCAAGTATAGATTTTTTAGCAAACCAGGGATTtgattttaataaagtttttcgaAATG GTATCCCTTACTTaaatcaagaagaagaaagacaGTTACGAGAACAATATGACGAGAAGCGCTCTCAAGCCAATGGGCTGGGTGGCTTGGCATATATGTCACCTGGTGCTGCCAAGCCTCCATCGGCTGTTCCTGAGGATCAGAAGAAGTTCATCGAGAAAGTTGT AGAAAGGATAGAAGATCTCCTGCAAAATGAAGGAAACACCACCGTGCAGCTGGAGCCGTGCACCGG ATTTCAGAGGAAACTAATCTATCAGACACTGAGCTGGAA GTATCCAAAAGGCATCCATGTTGAAACTGTGGAAACAGAAAAG GAGCGATACATGATCATCAGCAAAGTGGACGAAGAGGAGCGCAAGAGAAGAGAGCAAGAGAAGCAAGCGAGAGAGCAG GAGGAGTTGAAGGATGCGGTGGGGTTTTCCCGAGTCATTCACGCCCTTGCAAATTCA GGCAAGCTCGTGGTTGGACACAACATGTTGCTGGACGTCATGCACACCATCCATCAGTTCTACTGCTCCCTCCCTGAG GATTTTAGTGAGTTCAAAGAACTAGCAACATGCGTCTTTCCAAG GCTATTGGACACTAAATTGATGGCAAGCACTCAGCCATTCAAG GAAATCATTAAGAACACATCCCTGGCAGAGTTGGAAAAGCGTTTGAAGGAGATGCCCTTCAGCCCTCCAAGAGTTG AAAGTGCCAAGGGCTTTCCCAGCTACAACACTGCTTCAGAGCAGCTTCATGAAGCTGGTTATGATGCCTACATCACAGGCCTCTGCTTCATCTCCATGGCAAACTTCTTAG GTTCATTTCTCAGCCCTCCCGCAAATCATGTTTCTCCCAGTTCAAAGCTGATAGAGCCCTTTTTCAACAA ATTATTTCTGATGAGGGTGATGGACATTCCATATCTCAATTTGGAAGGACCAGATC TACAGCCAAAACGTGATCACGTCCTTTATGTTACCTTTCCCAAAGAGTGGAAGACAAGCGACCTTTACCAGCTCTTTAGTGCTTTTG GAAACATTCACGTATGTTGGATTGATGATACATCAGCATTTGTATCCCTGAGTCAGCCTGAACAAGTACAGATTG CTGTTAATACCAGCAAGTACGCTGAAAGTTACCGGATTCAGACTTACGCAGAATATATTGAAAAGAAGCAGGAGGAGAGGAGGCAAGCGAAGAGGAAATGGGCAGAAGACAGTTGGAAGGAGATGGAAGTGAAGCGCTTAAAGACACAGGCCAGCCCCTTCACACTCCAGAGCCGCTACTACAGCGTTTGTAG TTTTTCAACCCCCAGCTCTGTGGGGAAGAGAAGCATGAGCCCCATCCAAGAGGAGAGCATCACAGATGACCTGGAGGAGGCCGCGGTGCAAGAGGTGGACCAGGCCACCCCAGGCCCCTTCCAGGAGCCCcctgaagaagagaagaagcaAGCCAAGAAGCTCAGGAAGGGCAAAAGGGAGCAAACATTGGATG GGGGGCTCAAGGCTACTCCCACCAGGCTCTTTGATGTGCCGGACACGTGGTAG
- the PARN gene encoding poly(A)-specific ribonuclease PARN isoform X1 has product MEITRGNFKNALGTVYEAVEDADFLAIDGEFSGISDGPSVSALTNGFDTPEERYQKLRKHSMDFLLFQFGLCTFKYDHTESKYIMKSFNFYIFPKPLNRTSPDVKFVCQSSSIDFLANQGFDFNKVFRNGIPYLNQEEERQLREQYDEKRSQANGLGGLAYMSPGAAKPPSAVPEDQKKFIEKVVERIEDLLQNEGNTTVQLEPCTGFQRKLIYQTLSWKYPKGIHVETVETEKKERYMIISKVDEEERKRREQEKQAREQEELKDAVGFSRVIHALANSGKLVVGHNMLLDVMHTIHQFYCSLPEDFSEFKELATCVFPRLLDTKLMASTQPFKEIIKNTSLAELEKRLKEMPFSPPRVESAKGFPSYNTASEQLHEAGYDAYITGLCFISMANFLGSFLSPPANHVSPSSKLIEPFFNKLFLMRVMDIPYLNLEGPDLQPKRDHVLYVTFPKEWKTSDLYQLFSAFGNIHVCWIDDTSAFVSLSQPEQVQIAVNTSKYAESYRIQTYAEYIEKKQEERRQAKRKWAEDSWKEMEVKRLKTQASPFTLQSRYYSVCSFSTPSSVGKRSMSPIQEESITDDLEEAAVQEVDQATPGPFQEPPEEEKKQAKKLRKGKREQTLDGGLKATPTRLFDVPDTW; this is encoded by the exons ATGGAGATCACCCGGGGCA ATTTCAAGAACGCGCTGGGCACCGTCTACGAGGCCGTGGAGGACGCCGATTTCTTGGCCATCGACGGGGAGTTTTCAG GCATCAGCGATGGGCCGTCCGTGAGCGCGCTGACCAACGGCTTCGACACGCCCGAGGAGCGGTACCAGAAGCTACGGAAG CATTCCATGGATTTCTTGCTGTTCCAGTTTGGCCTATGCACTTTTAAGTATGATCACACAGAATCTAA GTATATTATGAAATCATTTAACTTCTATATTTTCCCCAAACCTTTGAACAGAACATCACCAGATGTCAAGTTTGTCTGTCAG AGCTCAAGTATAGATTTTTTAGCAAACCAGGGATTtgattttaataaagtttttcgaAATG GTATCCCTTACTTaaatcaagaagaagaaagacaGTTACGAGAACAATATGACGAGAAGCGCTCTCAAGCCAATGGGCTGGGTGGCTTGGCATATATGTCACCTGGTGCTGCCAAGCCTCCATCGGCTGTTCCTGAGGATCAGAAGAAGTTCATCGAGAAAGTTGT AGAAAGGATAGAAGATCTCCTGCAAAATGAAGGAAACACCACCGTGCAGCTGGAGCCGTGCACCGG ATTTCAGAGGAAACTAATCTATCAGACACTGAGCTGGAA GTATCCAAAAGGCATCCATGTTGAAACTGTGGAAACAGAAAAG AAGGAGCGATACATGATCATCAGCAAAGTGGACGAAGAGGAGCGCAAGAGAAGAGAGCAAGAGAAGCAAGCGAGAGAGCAG GAGGAGTTGAAGGATGCGGTGGGGTTTTCCCGAGTCATTCACGCCCTTGCAAATTCA GGCAAGCTCGTGGTTGGACACAACATGTTGCTGGACGTCATGCACACCATCCATCAGTTCTACTGCTCCCTCCCTGAG GATTTTAGTGAGTTCAAAGAACTAGCAACATGCGTCTTTCCAAG GCTATTGGACACTAAATTGATGGCAAGCACTCAGCCATTCAAG GAAATCATTAAGAACACATCCCTGGCAGAGTTGGAAAAGCGTTTGAAGGAGATGCCCTTCAGCCCTCCAAGAGTTG AAAGTGCCAAGGGCTTTCCCAGCTACAACACTGCTTCAGAGCAGCTTCATGAAGCTGGTTATGATGCCTACATCACAGGCCTCTGCTTCATCTCCATGGCAAACTTCTTAG GTTCATTTCTCAGCCCTCCCGCAAATCATGTTTCTCCCAGTTCAAAGCTGATAGAGCCCTTTTTCAACAA ATTATTTCTGATGAGGGTGATGGACATTCCATATCTCAATTTGGAAGGACCAGATC TACAGCCAAAACGTGATCACGTCCTTTATGTTACCTTTCCCAAAGAGTGGAAGACAAGCGACCTTTACCAGCTCTTTAGTGCTTTTG GAAACATTCACGTATGTTGGATTGATGATACATCAGCATTTGTATCCCTGAGTCAGCCTGAACAAGTACAGATTG CTGTTAATACCAGCAAGTACGCTGAAAGTTACCGGATTCAGACTTACGCAGAATATATTGAAAAGAAGCAGGAGGAGAGGAGGCAAGCGAAGAGGAAATGGGCAGAAGACAGTTGGAAGGAGATGGAAGTGAAGCGCTTAAAGACACAGGCCAGCCCCTTCACACTCCAGAGCCGCTACTACAGCGTTTGTAG TTTTTCAACCCCCAGCTCTGTGGGGAAGAGAAGCATGAGCCCCATCCAAGAGGAGAGCATCACAGATGACCTGGAGGAGGCCGCGGTGCAAGAGGTGGACCAGGCCACCCCAGGCCCCTTCCAGGAGCCCcctgaagaagagaagaagcaAGCCAAGAAGCTCAGGAAGGGCAAAAGGGAGCAAACATTGGATG GGGGGCTCAAGGCTACTCCCACCAGGCTCTTTGATGTGCCGGACACGTGGTAG
- the ECI1 gene encoding enoyl-CoA delta isomerase 1, mitochondrial, whose translation MAAAMLAGRLVGRAAGPGGAFPCQLSRLAFPAGQSRRMSGASPVLVELDERAGVAVVRLQQPPVNGLSLALLSELCLALQKLEDRRACRGLVLTSAIPGIFSAGLDITEMCGRSEERLGEFWRAVQQLWILLYGSRLATVAAVNGSSPAGGCLMALSCDYRIMADNPKYNIGLNETRLGIVAPFWFKDSLLNTVGHRITERSLQLGLLYSPQQAFEIGLVDELVPEEKIQARAAEVMAQWLAIPDHARQLSKSALRKQALDHLLMHREADIQDFVRFISRDAIQKSLQKYMEMLKQKKA comes from the exons ATGGCGGCAGCGATGCTGGCGGGGCGGCTGGTGGGCCGGGCGGCCGGGCCTGGCGGGGCCTTTCCGTGTCAGCTGTCTCGCCTGGCCTTTCCTGCGGGGCAGAGCCGCCGGATGAGCGGGGCCAGCCCGGTGCTGGTGGAGCTGGACGAGCGCGCGG GCGTGGCGGTGGTGAGGCTGCAGCAGCCGCCGGTGAACGGACTCAGCCTGGCGCTGCTGAGCGAGCTCTGCCTGGCGCTGCAGAAGCTGGAGGACCGCCGGGCCTGTCGCGGCCTCGTCCTCACCTCG GCCATCCCCGGGATCTTCTCGGCCGGGCTGGACATCACGGAGATGTGCGGGCGGAGCGAAGAGCGGCTGGGCGAGTTCTGGAGGGCCGTGCAGCAGCTCTGGATCCTCCTCTACGGGAGCCGCCTGGCCACCGTGGCCGCCGTCAAC GGTTCCAGCCCCGCGGGAGGCTGCCTTATGGCCTTGTCGTGTGACTACCGAATCATGGCTGACAATCCGAAGTACAACATTGGCCTGAATGAGACAAGATTGGGCATAGTGGCCCCTTTTTG GTTCAAGGATTCTTTGCTGAACACTGTTGGCCATAGGATCACCGAGCGCTCTCTCCAGCTGGGACTCCTGTATTCTCCCCAACAAGCCTTCGAAATTGGCCTGGTGGATGAGTTAGTGCCTGAAGAGAAGATCCAGGCCAGAGCTGCAGAAGTCATGGCCCAGTGGCTGGCTATTCCAG ATCACGCCCGACAGCTCTCCAAATCCGCCCTACGGAAGCAAGCTCTTGACCACCTGCTGATGCATCGTGAGGCTGATATCCAGGACTTTGTGCGCTTTATttccagggatgctattcagaaGTCTCTCCAAAAGTACATGGAGATGTTGAAACAGAAGAAGGCctga
- the PARN gene encoding poly(A)-specific ribonuclease PARN isoform X4, with translation MEITRGNFKNALGTVYEAVEDADFLAIDGEFSGISDGPSVSALTNGFDTPEERYQKLRKHSMDFLLFQFGLCTFKYDHTESKYIMKSFNFYIFPKPLNRTSPDVKFVCQSSSIDFLANQGFDFNKVFRNGIPYLNQEEERQLREQYDEKRSQANGLGGLAYMSPGAAKPPSAVPEDQKKFIEKVVFQRKLIYQTLSWKYPKGIHVETVETEKERYMIISKVDEEERKRREQEKQAREQEELKDAVGFSRVIHALANSGKLVVGHNMLLDVMHTIHQFYCSLPEDFSEFKELATCVFPRLLDTKLMASTQPFKEIIKNTSLAELEKRLKEMPFSPPRVESAKGFPSYNTASEQLHEAGYDAYITGLCFISMANFLGSFLSPPANHVSPSSKLIEPFFNKLFLMRVMDIPYLNLEGPDLQPKRDHVLYVTFPKEWKTSDLYQLFSAFGNIHVCWIDDTSAFVSLSQPEQVQIAVNTSKYAESYRIQTYAEYIEKKQEERRQAKRKWAEDSWKEMEVKRLKTQASPFTLQSRYYSVCSFSTPSSVGKRSMSPIQEESITDDLEEAAVQEVDQATPGPFQEPPEEEKKQAKKLRKGKREQTLDGGLKATPTRLFDVPDTW, from the exons ATGGAGATCACCCGGGGCA ATTTCAAGAACGCGCTGGGCACCGTCTACGAGGCCGTGGAGGACGCCGATTTCTTGGCCATCGACGGGGAGTTTTCAG GCATCAGCGATGGGCCGTCCGTGAGCGCGCTGACCAACGGCTTCGACACGCCCGAGGAGCGGTACCAGAAGCTACGGAAG CATTCCATGGATTTCTTGCTGTTCCAGTTTGGCCTATGCACTTTTAAGTATGATCACACAGAATCTAA GTATATTATGAAATCATTTAACTTCTATATTTTCCCCAAACCTTTGAACAGAACATCACCAGATGTCAAGTTTGTCTGTCAG AGCTCAAGTATAGATTTTTTAGCAAACCAGGGATTtgattttaataaagtttttcgaAATG GTATCCCTTACTTaaatcaagaagaagaaagacaGTTACGAGAACAATATGACGAGAAGCGCTCTCAAGCCAATGGGCTGGGTGGCTTGGCATATATGTCACCTGGTGCTGCCAAGCCTCCATCGGCTGTTCCTGAGGATCAGAAGAAGTTCATCGAGAAAGTTGT ATTTCAGAGGAAACTAATCTATCAGACACTGAGCTGGAA GTATCCAAAAGGCATCCATGTTGAAACTGTGGAAACAGAAAAG GAGCGATACATGATCATCAGCAAAGTGGACGAAGAGGAGCGCAAGAGAAGAGAGCAAGAGAAGCAAGCGAGAGAGCAG GAGGAGTTGAAGGATGCGGTGGGGTTTTCCCGAGTCATTCACGCCCTTGCAAATTCA GGCAAGCTCGTGGTTGGACACAACATGTTGCTGGACGTCATGCACACCATCCATCAGTTCTACTGCTCCCTCCCTGAG GATTTTAGTGAGTTCAAAGAACTAGCAACATGCGTCTTTCCAAG GCTATTGGACACTAAATTGATGGCAAGCACTCAGCCATTCAAG GAAATCATTAAGAACACATCCCTGGCAGAGTTGGAAAAGCGTTTGAAGGAGATGCCCTTCAGCCCTCCAAGAGTTG AAAGTGCCAAGGGCTTTCCCAGCTACAACACTGCTTCAGAGCAGCTTCATGAAGCTGGTTATGATGCCTACATCACAGGCCTCTGCTTCATCTCCATGGCAAACTTCTTAG GTTCATTTCTCAGCCCTCCCGCAAATCATGTTTCTCCCAGTTCAAAGCTGATAGAGCCCTTTTTCAACAA ATTATTTCTGATGAGGGTGATGGACATTCCATATCTCAATTTGGAAGGACCAGATC TACAGCCAAAACGTGATCACGTCCTTTATGTTACCTTTCCCAAAGAGTGGAAGACAAGCGACCTTTACCAGCTCTTTAGTGCTTTTG GAAACATTCACGTATGTTGGATTGATGATACATCAGCATTTGTATCCCTGAGTCAGCCTGAACAAGTACAGATTG CTGTTAATACCAGCAAGTACGCTGAAAGTTACCGGATTCAGACTTACGCAGAATATATTGAAAAGAAGCAGGAGGAGAGGAGGCAAGCGAAGAGGAAATGGGCAGAAGACAGTTGGAAGGAGATGGAAGTGAAGCGCTTAAAGACACAGGCCAGCCCCTTCACACTCCAGAGCCGCTACTACAGCGTTTGTAG TTTTTCAACCCCCAGCTCTGTGGGGAAGAGAAGCATGAGCCCCATCCAAGAGGAGAGCATCACAGATGACCTGGAGGAGGCCGCGGTGCAAGAGGTGGACCAGGCCACCCCAGGCCCCTTCCAGGAGCCCcctgaagaagagaagaagcaAGCCAAGAAGCTCAGGAAGGGCAAAAGGGAGCAAACATTGGATG GGGGGCTCAAGGCTACTCCCACCAGGCTCTTTGATGTGCCGGACACGTGGTAG
- the PARN gene encoding poly(A)-specific ribonuclease PARN isoform X3, producing the protein MEITRGNFKNALGTVYEAVEDADFLAIDGEFSGISDGPSVSALTNGFDTPEERYQKLRKHSMDFLLFQFGLCTFKYDHTESKYIMKSFNFYIFPKPLNRTSPDVKFVCQSSSIDFLANQGFDFNKVFRNGIPYLNQEEERQLREQYDEKRSQANGLGGLAYMSPGAAKPPSAVPEDQKKFIEKVVFQRKLIYQTLSWKYPKGIHVETVETEKKERYMIISKVDEEERKRREQEKQAREQEELKDAVGFSRVIHALANSGKLVVGHNMLLDVMHTIHQFYCSLPEDFSEFKELATCVFPRLLDTKLMASTQPFKEIIKNTSLAELEKRLKEMPFSPPRVESAKGFPSYNTASEQLHEAGYDAYITGLCFISMANFLGSFLSPPANHVSPSSKLIEPFFNKLFLMRVMDIPYLNLEGPDLQPKRDHVLYVTFPKEWKTSDLYQLFSAFGNIHVCWIDDTSAFVSLSQPEQVQIAVNTSKYAESYRIQTYAEYIEKKQEERRQAKRKWAEDSWKEMEVKRLKTQASPFTLQSRYYSVCSFSTPSSVGKRSMSPIQEESITDDLEEAAVQEVDQATPGPFQEPPEEEKKQAKKLRKGKREQTLDGGLKATPTRLFDVPDTW; encoded by the exons ATGGAGATCACCCGGGGCA ATTTCAAGAACGCGCTGGGCACCGTCTACGAGGCCGTGGAGGACGCCGATTTCTTGGCCATCGACGGGGAGTTTTCAG GCATCAGCGATGGGCCGTCCGTGAGCGCGCTGACCAACGGCTTCGACACGCCCGAGGAGCGGTACCAGAAGCTACGGAAG CATTCCATGGATTTCTTGCTGTTCCAGTTTGGCCTATGCACTTTTAAGTATGATCACACAGAATCTAA GTATATTATGAAATCATTTAACTTCTATATTTTCCCCAAACCTTTGAACAGAACATCACCAGATGTCAAGTTTGTCTGTCAG AGCTCAAGTATAGATTTTTTAGCAAACCAGGGATTtgattttaataaagtttttcgaAATG GTATCCCTTACTTaaatcaagaagaagaaagacaGTTACGAGAACAATATGACGAGAAGCGCTCTCAAGCCAATGGGCTGGGTGGCTTGGCATATATGTCACCTGGTGCTGCCAAGCCTCCATCGGCTGTTCCTGAGGATCAGAAGAAGTTCATCGAGAAAGTTGT ATTTCAGAGGAAACTAATCTATCAGACACTGAGCTGGAA GTATCCAAAAGGCATCCATGTTGAAACTGTGGAAACAGAAAAG AAGGAGCGATACATGATCATCAGCAAAGTGGACGAAGAGGAGCGCAAGAGAAGAGAGCAAGAGAAGCAAGCGAGAGAGCAG GAGGAGTTGAAGGATGCGGTGGGGTTTTCCCGAGTCATTCACGCCCTTGCAAATTCA GGCAAGCTCGTGGTTGGACACAACATGTTGCTGGACGTCATGCACACCATCCATCAGTTCTACTGCTCCCTCCCTGAG GATTTTAGTGAGTTCAAAGAACTAGCAACATGCGTCTTTCCAAG GCTATTGGACACTAAATTGATGGCAAGCACTCAGCCATTCAAG GAAATCATTAAGAACACATCCCTGGCAGAGTTGGAAAAGCGTTTGAAGGAGATGCCCTTCAGCCCTCCAAGAGTTG AAAGTGCCAAGGGCTTTCCCAGCTACAACACTGCTTCAGAGCAGCTTCATGAAGCTGGTTATGATGCCTACATCACAGGCCTCTGCTTCATCTCCATGGCAAACTTCTTAG GTTCATTTCTCAGCCCTCCCGCAAATCATGTTTCTCCCAGTTCAAAGCTGATAGAGCCCTTTTTCAACAA ATTATTTCTGATGAGGGTGATGGACATTCCATATCTCAATTTGGAAGGACCAGATC TACAGCCAAAACGTGATCACGTCCTTTATGTTACCTTTCCCAAAGAGTGGAAGACAAGCGACCTTTACCAGCTCTTTAGTGCTTTTG GAAACATTCACGTATGTTGGATTGATGATACATCAGCATTTGTATCCCTGAGTCAGCCTGAACAAGTACAGATTG CTGTTAATACCAGCAAGTACGCTGAAAGTTACCGGATTCAGACTTACGCAGAATATATTGAAAAGAAGCAGGAGGAGAGGAGGCAAGCGAAGAGGAAATGGGCAGAAGACAGTTGGAAGGAGATGGAAGTGAAGCGCTTAAAGACACAGGCCAGCCCCTTCACACTCCAGAGCCGCTACTACAGCGTTTGTAG TTTTTCAACCCCCAGCTCTGTGGGGAAGAGAAGCATGAGCCCCATCCAAGAGGAGAGCATCACAGATGACCTGGAGGAGGCCGCGGTGCAAGAGGTGGACCAGGCCACCCCAGGCCCCTTCCAGGAGCCCcctgaagaagagaagaagcaAGCCAAGAAGCTCAGGAAGGGCAAAAGGGAGCAAACATTGGATG GGGGGCTCAAGGCTACTCCCACCAGGCTCTTTGATGTGCCGGACACGTGGTAG